From a single Ailuropoda melanoleuca isolate Jingjing chromosome 12, ASM200744v2, whole genome shotgun sequence genomic region:
- the HSD11B2 gene encoding corticosteroid 11-beta-dehydrogenase isozyme 2, which produces MGLLAIGREAAAVLSVWEADGLLRVSSDVRSKCELDVLTWERRLIGPGSMEEGAWGGEGALAVLAAAGWIALSRLARPPRLPVATRVVLITGCDSGFGKETAKKLDAMGFTVLATVLELDGPGALELRACCSPRLRLLQLDLTKPADISRALEFTKAHTTSTGLWGLVNNAGHNDVVADVELSPVATFRSCMEVNFFGALELTKGLLPLLRRSRGRIVTVGSPAGDMPYPCLAAYGTSKAAMALLMDTFSCELLPWGVKVSVIQPGCFKTESVQNVGHWEKRKQLLLTSLPRELLQAYGEDYIEHLHGQFLHSLRLALPDLSPVVDAITDALLAAQPRRRYYPGRGLGLMYFIHYYLPEGLRRRFLQTFFINHCLPRALRPGQPGSTPAQDAAQDPDPDPNPGPSPMAAQ; this is translated from the exons ATGGGGCTACTGGCCATTG GCCGGGAGGCCGCCGCGGTCCTGTCAGTGTGGGAAGCCGATGGACTTTTGCGCGTATCCTCAGATGTCCGGAGCAAGTGTGAGCTGGATGTGCTCACCTGGGAACGGCGGCTCATTGGCCCTGGGAGCATGGAGGAAGGGGCGTGGGGGGGCGAAGGG GCACTCGCCGTGCTGGCCGCCGCCGGCTGGATCGCGTTGTCCCGCCTGGCGCGCCCGCCGCGCCTGCCCGTGGCCACTCGCGTGGTGCTCATCACCG GCTGTGACTCTGGTTTTGGCAAGGAGACAGCCAAGAAGCTAGATGCCATGGGCTTCACGGTGCTGGCCACTGTGTTGGAGTTGGATGGCCCCGGTGCCCTAGAGCTGCGTGCCTGCTGTTCTCCTCGCCTAAGGCTGCTGCAGCTGGACCTGACCAAGCCAGCAGACATCAGCCGAGCACTGGAGTTCACAAAGGCCCACACCACCAGCACAG GCTTGTGGGGCCTGGTCAACAATGCAGGCCACAATGATGTAGTGGCCGATGTGGAGCTGTCTCCAGTGGCCACATTCCGCAGCTGCATGGAGGTGAATTTCTTCGGTGCCCTTGAGCTGACCAAGGGTCTCTTGCCACTGCTGCGCCGTTCTAGGGGTCGCATTGTGACTGTGGGCAGCCCAGCAG GAGACATGCCGTACCCCTGCTTGGCAGCCTATGGGACCTCTAAAGCAGCCATGGCGCTGCTCATGGACACATTCAGCTGTGAACTTCTGCCTTGGGGGGTCAAGGTCAGCGTCATCCAGCCTGGCTGCTTTAAGACAG AGTCTGTGCAGAATGTGGGCCACTGGGAGAAGCGCAAGCAGCTGCTGCTGACCAGCCTGCCCCGAGAGTTGCTCCAGGCCTACGGCGAGGACTACATCGAGCACTTACACGGGCAATTCCTGCATTCACTGCGCCTGGCGCTGCCAGACCTCAGCCCGGTTGTAGATGCCATCACCGATGCACTGCTGGCAGCTCAGCCGCGCCGCCGCTATTACCCGGGCCGCGGCCTGGGGCTCATGTATTTCATCCACTACTACCTGCCTGAGGGCCTGCGGCGCCGCTTCCTACAGACCTTCTTCATCAATCACTGTCTGCCCAGGGCACTGCGGCCTGGCCAGCCTGGCTCTACCCCAGCCCAGGATGCAGCCCAAGACCCAGACCCGGACCCAAACCCAGGCCCTTCCCCCATGGCAGCCCAATGA